A genomic region of Candidatus Paceibacterota bacterium contains the following coding sequences:
- the mscL gene encoding large conductance mechanosensitive channel protein MscL produces MLKEFKQFLLRGNVVDLAVGVVVGAAFGTIVTALVADILTPLIAAIAKVPDFSGLAFTINGSKFAVGHFLNALVSFLLVASAVFFFVVRPMNHLIMRTRKDAPADPTTKKCTECLSEIPLGAKRCSHCAQPQ; encoded by the coding sequence ATGCTTAAAGAATTCAAACAGTTTCTCCTTCGCGGGAACGTTGTCGATCTTGCAGTTGGTGTCGTAGTTGGTGCTGCATTTGGTACGATAGTGACTGCACTGGTCGCTGATATTCTGACGCCGCTCATTGCGGCCATCGCAAAGGTGCCTGACTTTTCTGGGCTCGCGTTCACGATCAATGGAAGCAAATTTGCAGTTGGGCACTTTCTGAATGCGCTCGTTTCATTCCTCTTGGTCGCTTCTGCGGTATTTTTCTTCGTGGTAAGGCCGATGAATCATCTCATCATGCGTACGCGTAAAGATGCACCTGCAGACCCGACGACAAAGAAGTGTACTGAGTGTCTGAGTGAGATTCCTCTCGGAGCGAAGCGCTGTAGTCATTGTGCGCAGCCGCAATAG
- a CDS encoding methionine-R-sulfoxide reductase: MEMKLNPLTPEERHVIIEKGTESPFTGKYDKFFEGGTYVCRQCETPLYRSEDKFEAGCGWPAFDAEIPGAVIHNPDPDGERTEIVCAKCGAHLGHVFINEQMTPKNVRHCVNSVSLKFIPWDEHAAHLQKDIRGNTL; the protein is encoded by the coding sequence ATGGAAATGAAACTCAATCCGCTCACACCAGAAGAGCGTCATGTGATCATCGAGAAGGGGACGGAGTCTCCGTTTACAGGAAAATATGACAAATTCTTTGAAGGTGGCACATATGTTTGTCGTCAGTGCGAGACACCACTTTATCGTTCCGAAGATAAATTCGAAGCGGGATGTGGTTGGCCTGCATTCGATGCGGAAATACCAGGTGCAGTGATTCATAATCCTGACCCTGATGGCGAGCGCACGGAAATCGTTTGTGCAAAATGTGGAGCACATCTCGGACATGTATTTATCAATGAGCAGATGACTCCGAAGAATGTGCGTCACTGTGTGAACTCGGTATCGTTGAAGTTCATTCCGTGGGACGAGCATGCTGCACACTTGCAAAAGGATATAAGGGGGAATACTCTATAA
- the msrA gene encoding peptide-methionine (S)-S-oxide reductase MsrA yields the protein MIKQAVFSGGCFWGMEELIRKREGVVGTEVGYTGGSEIDPTYEKHTGHAEAVRISYDDTKTSYKQLLDFFFQIHDPTTLNRQGGDVGTSYRSAIFYADDAEKKEAEDFIMLVNKSGRWKDPVVTTLEPFTKFYVAEDYHQDYLQKNPDGYTCHFIRFESYL from the coding sequence ATGATAAAGCAAGCTGTATTTTCGGGAGGATGCTTTTGGGGCATGGAAGAACTTATTCGCAAGCGTGAGGGTGTTGTGGGTACTGAGGTTGGTTATACTGGTGGCTCCGAGATCGATCCGACCTATGAGAAGCATACAGGCCATGCTGAGGCGGTGCGTATTTCCTATGATGATACAAAGACCTCGTATAAACAGCTACTCGATTTCTTCTTTCAGATTCACGACCCAACAACACTGAATCGGCAGGGAGGTGATGTGGGGACATCATATCGCTCGGCTATATTCTATGCGGATGATGCAGAGAAGAAGGAAGCAGAAGATTTCATTATGCTTGTAAATAAGTCAGGTCGATGGAAGGATCCCGTCGTGACGACTCTTGAACCATTCACGAAGTTCTACGTCGCTGAAGACTACCACCAGGATTATTTGCAGAAGAATCCTGATGGTTACACTTGTCATTTTATTCGCTTTGAAAGTTATCTCTAA
- a CDS encoding type III PLP-dependent enzyme has translation MDFQRIQKFAENQQTPCLIIDLKRINEAYDRLVSSMPGTRIFYAIKACPMDEVITTIYGRGSNFDVASRPEIEQLLRLGIPGSRISYGNPIKTREEITFAFESGVKLYTCDSYEDLMDMAECAPGALINFRILLDGEGADWPLSRKFGCHPGMAFRLAIKARELGLVPYGIAFHVGSQQRDIGQWDTALTQVKSLFDALAKEQDIHLKCINIGGGFPAQYLKPTHSQEKYGSSVMDYLRDDFNIEDLDIIVEPGRSLAGDAGVICTKVKRVSKKSVNDDVRWLFLDIGRFGGLAETEGEAIRYPIHYPDYAHESGEDWDDVIIAGPTCDSADIMYQKELYAAPAGLKQGDFVYLLSTGAYTSSYSAVCFNGFPPLTTKVLAD, from the coding sequence ATGGATTTCCAGCGTATTCAAAAATTCGCAGAAAACCAGCAGACCCCATGCCTCATCATCGATCTCAAGCGCATCAATGAAGCCTACGACCGGCTCGTGAGCTCCATGCCCGGCACTCGGATCTTCTACGCCATCAAGGCGTGCCCGATGGACGAAGTGATCACCACGATTTACGGGCGCGGCTCGAACTTCGATGTCGCCTCTCGGCCCGAGATCGAGCAACTGCTCCGTCTCGGCATCCCCGGCAGCCGAATCAGCTACGGCAATCCGATCAAGACGCGTGAGGAAATCACGTTTGCCTTCGAGAGCGGCGTCAAGCTTTACACCTGCGACTCCTACGAGGACCTCATGGATATGGCCGAGTGTGCTCCTGGCGCGCTCATCAACTTCCGGATCCTCCTCGATGGCGAAGGTGCCGACTGGCCCCTCTCACGTAAGTTCGGTTGCCACCCCGGCATGGCCTTCCGCCTCGCGATCAAAGCGAGGGAGCTCGGCCTCGTGCCGTACGGCATTGCATTCCATGTCGGCTCACAGCAACGCGATATCGGCCAGTGGGATACGGCGCTCACTCAAGTGAAAAGCCTGTTTGACGCGCTCGCGAAGGAGCAGGACATCCACCTCAAGTGCATCAACATCGGTGGCGGATTCCCTGCCCAGTACCTGAAGCCCACGCACTCGCAAGAGAAGTATGGCTCGTCCGTCATGGACTACCTGCGCGATGACTTCAACATCGAAGACCTCGACATCATCGTCGAGCCTGGCCGCTCGCTCGCAGGCGATGCGGGTGTCATCTGCACCAAAGTCAAACGCGTCAGCAAGAAGTCCGTCAACGACGACGTCCGCTGGCTCTTCCTCGACATCGGCCGCTTCGGTGGACTCGCAGAGACGGAGGGCGAAGCTATTCGCTACCCGATTCACTATCCCGACTACGCACACGAAAGTGGTGAAGACTGGGATGATGTGATTATCGCAGGCCCGACCTGCGATTCCGCGGACATCATGTACCAGAAGGAGCTCTACGCAGCGCCTGCCGGCCTCAAGCAAGGAGACTTCGTCTACCTGCTCTCAACCGGCGCGTACACCTCAAGCTACAGTGCGGTGTGCTTTAACGGCTTTCCGCCACTTACCACTAAGGTCCTCGCGGACTAA
- a CDS encoding undecaprenyl-diphosphate phosphatase produces the protein MVTLHALILGIVEGITEFLPISSTGHLLLAGELLKIPATEFQKSFDIIIQLGAILSVVAIYWHKLWNIAVIKKLVVAFIPTGIIGLTLYKVIKGYLLGNHYVVLAALLIGGIALIAFELWHKEPEGATVDIESISYKQAFSIGLFQTLAIVPGVSRSAATVVGGLLLGLKRTTIVEFSFLLAVPTMLAATGLDLLKNASAFSSNQFGTLAIGFVTSFVVAYFSIKFLLSYIQKHTFISFGVYRIVAAILFWFIIL, from the coding sequence ATGGTTACATTGCATGCACTCATACTTGGAATCGTCGAGGGTATCACTGAATTCTTACCAATCTCTTCTACAGGGCATCTGCTCCTCGCGGGGGAGCTGCTTAAGATTCCTGCGACCGAATTCCAAAAGAGTTTCGATATCATCATTCAGCTCGGAGCAATCTTGTCCGTCGTCGCAATCTACTGGCATAAGCTCTGGAATATTGCTGTCATTAAGAAGCTTGTCGTGGCCTTCATTCCGACAGGTATCATTGGCCTGACACTCTACAAGGTCATCAAAGGATATTTGCTTGGCAATCATTATGTTGTACTCGCTGCCCTCCTTATTGGCGGTATCGCACTCATCGCTTTTGAACTTTGGCATAAAGAGCCGGAAGGTGCGACTGTGGATATCGAATCGATTTCGTATAAGCAAGCATTTTCTATAGGACTCTTCCAGACGCTCGCGATTGTACCAGGAGTATCTCGTTCGGCTGCCACTGTTGTGGGTGGACTCCTACTCGGGCTCAAGCGCACAACGATAGTCGAATTTTCATTCCTCCTCGCAGTGCCGACGATGCTTGCCGCAACAGGGCTCGATCTCCTTAAAAATGCATCAGCCTTCTCGTCGAATCAATTCGGTACACTCGCCATCGGCTTCGTTACCTCATTTGTTGTCGCATATTTCAGCATTAAGTTCTTGCTCAGTTATATACAGAAGCATACGTTTATTTCATTCGGCGTGTATCGCATCGTCGCTGCCATACTCTTCTGGTTCATCATATTATAA
- a CDS encoding DoxX family protein, protein MKKFKIIFWTTTSIIFLFEGVMTALTSQTQMAIDGVTHLGYPVYFVTLIGVFKVLGTLALIIPQVPGRVKEWAYAGFGIDFISASVSIAVVDGLGFGAFFPLIFLGLLVASYVSYHKLHDAPVGM, encoded by the coding sequence ATGAAAAAATTCAAAATTATATTCTGGACCACTACAAGTATTATCTTCCTCTTCGAGGGGGTGATGACCGCACTCACTTCGCAAACGCAGATGGCGATTGATGGCGTAACACATCTTGGCTATCCGGTTTACTTCGTGACGCTTATCGGCGTCTTTAAGGTGCTGGGCACGCTCGCACTCATCATTCCGCAGGTTCCGGGGAGGGTGAAGGAATGGGCATATGCGGGATTCGGTATCGACTTCATCTCCGCATCGGTCAGTATTGCAGTGGTCGATGGTCTCGGCTTCGGTGCATTCTTCCCACTTATTTTCCTCGGACTCCTCGTCGCATCGTATGTGAGCTATCACAAGCTCCATGATGCGCCAGTTGGTATGTAG
- a CDS encoding cupredoxin family copper-binding protein, with the protein MNTKNITWIVVILIVVVLGLYWYMPSSSTYQSGAPAENNTPTDNEPATINSTEVSIVDYKFEPSPLTIKAGTKVTWTNNDTVPHTVTSDAGTVLNSPRLAPGEKFSYTFSAAGSYDYHCTVHPMMKGGVVVQ; encoded by the coding sequence ATGAATACAAAAAATATCACCTGGATTGTCGTCATACTCATCGTTGTCGTGCTTGGACTCTATTGGTATATGCCTTCATCAAGCACCTACCAAAGCGGGGCGCCAGCAGAGAACAATACTCCAACTGACAACGAACCAGCCACCATCAACAGCACTGAGGTCAGCATCGTCGATTACAAGTTCGAGCCAAGCCCACTCACCATTAAGGCAGGAACAAAAGTTACTTGGACAAACAATGATACCGTACCTCATACAGTAACTTCGGACGCAGGAACTGTACTCAACTCCCCCCGCCTTGCGCCAGGAGAAAAGTTTAGCTATACCTTTTCTGCAGCTGGTAGCTATGACTACCACTGCACCGTCCATCCGATGATGAAAGGAGGAGTTGTTGTGCAATAA
- a CDS encoding VOC family protein encodes MNPVVHFEMPYEDQGRMVEFYSKTFGWKPNILGPEMGNYVVVETGERDEVTKMPKKPGMINGGLYQKTGDNPFPSVVIAVDDIAEAMKNIEMAGGKIIGHPVDIPGTGTYVSFTDTEGNRASIIKPLPM; translated from the coding sequence ATGAATCCAGTCGTGCATTTTGAAATGCCCTATGAAGATCAGGGGCGCATGGTTGAGTTTTATTCGAAGACCTTCGGATGGAAGCCAAACATTTTGGGTCCAGAGATGGGGAATTATGTCGTCGTCGAAACGGGTGAACGGGATGAGGTGACGAAGATGCCAAAGAAGCCCGGCATGATCAATGGTGGGCTGTATCAGAAGACCGGCGACAATCCATTCCCTTCGGTGGTCATTGCGGTTGATGATATTGCTGAAGCGATGAAGAACATCGAGATGGCGGGAGGGAAGATCATCGGTCATCCCGTTGACATTCCTGGTACAGGCACCTACGTTTCTTTCACTGATACTGAAGGCAATCGTGCAAGTATCATCAAGCCACTCCCGATGTAA
- a CDS encoding AAA family ATPase: MITGFVIGKFYPFHLGHMYLLDVARARCDKLIVWVCEKADQEVLGNVRADWIKELYPDVEVRLVPDTLSDDDTAGWAKYTLRVLGKAPDIVFTSEDYGEPYARAMGSQHFLVNKQRDHVPISGTRVRADVFASWDLLAPPVRAYFAKRVVVLGAESTGTTTLAEALAGHYQTAWVPEYGRSYCDKKPDLATHQWSTNEFIHIASEQERREVEQARHAREVLICDTDAFATSIWHKRYMGELSPEVVRVADKRVADLYILTGDEIPFVQDGTRDGEHIRHEMHQWFEEALKESNRKYIVVCGTHDERMRQATEAIDALLANSVFG; the protein is encoded by the coding sequence ATGATTACTGGATTTGTCATTGGAAAATTCTACCCATTTCATTTGGGGCATATGTATCTTCTCGATGTGGCACGCGCACGTTGTGACAAATTGATTGTGTGGGTGTGTGAGAAGGCTGACCAGGAAGTGCTCGGCAACGTGCGCGCCGATTGGATCAAGGAGCTCTATCCTGATGTTGAGGTACGCCTCGTGCCGGACACACTCAGCGATGATGATACCGCAGGCTGGGCGAAGTACACTTTGCGTGTCTTGGGGAAGGCTCCAGATATCGTTTTTACCTCAGAGGACTACGGTGAGCCCTATGCACGCGCGATGGGTTCGCAGCATTTCCTGGTCAATAAACAGCGTGACCATGTGCCTATCTCTGGGACGCGTGTGCGTGCAGATGTCTTTGCGAGCTGGGATCTCTTGGCACCGCCAGTGCGTGCATATTTCGCAAAGCGCGTCGTGGTACTCGGTGCGGAGTCGACAGGGACGACCACCCTCGCCGAGGCACTCGCAGGGCACTATCAGACTGCATGGGTGCCCGAGTACGGACGTAGCTATTGTGATAAGAAGCCAGACCTCGCAACGCATCAGTGGAGTACGAATGAATTCATTCATATCGCTTCTGAGCAAGAGCGCCGTGAAGTGGAACAGGCACGTCATGCGCGCGAGGTGCTCATCTGTGATACCGATGCCTTCGCGACAAGTATTTGGCATAAGCGCTATATGGGGGAGCTCTCTCCTGAAGTTGTTCGAGTGGCAGATAAGCGCGTCGCTGACCTCTATATACTTACGGGAGATGAGATTCCTTTTGTGCAGGATGGTACCCGTGATGGAGAGCATATTCGTCACGAGATGCATCAGTGGTTCGAAGAGGCACTCAAGGAATCGAATCGCAAGTATATCGTCGTGTGCGGCACGCATGATGAACGTATGCGACAGGCGACGGAGGCTATTGATGCATTGCTCGCAAATTCAGTGTTCGGGTAA
- the pnuC gene encoding nicotinamide riboside transporter PnuC, with protein sequence MYSFLDINHIFFTVLGYPMSYVEFFGTLFNIWCVWLVAKNKILNWPIGIIGVVLFAALYWQIRLYSDLLEQFYYFVTGFWGWYVWTKGRRDGVELPVNTLKRSAYLMWGAIITGGTVVLTYLTTHLHLWYPAYFPEAASYAMLDAFTTVLSLVATIFMVRKQIENWYLWIFVDIIGIWLYWVKGVHLVALLYVLFLAIATHGLFTWLKIKRAAQKE encoded by the coding sequence ATGTATTCATTCCTCGATATCAATCACATCTTTTTCACTGTGCTGGGTTACCCGATGAGCTACGTAGAGTTTTTCGGTACACTCTTTAATATCTGGTGCGTGTGGCTTGTTGCAAAGAATAAAATTCTTAATTGGCCAATCGGTATTATTGGAGTAGTGCTCTTTGCTGCGCTCTACTGGCAAATCCGCTTGTACTCGGACTTACTTGAACAGTTCTACTATTTCGTTACCGGATTCTGGGGATGGTACGTTTGGACGAAAGGGAGGAGGGATGGAGTGGAACTTCCGGTCAACACACTCAAGAGAAGTGCATATCTCATGTGGGGCGCGATTATTACCGGAGGCACCGTTGTTCTTACCTACCTCACAACGCATCTCCATCTTTGGTATCCTGCATATTTCCCTGAAGCTGCGTCGTATGCGATGCTCGATGCATTCACAACAGTGCTCAGTCTTGTCGCAACGATCTTCATGGTGCGCAAGCAAATCGAGAATTGGTATCTTTGGATCTTCGTGGACATCATCGGTATTTGGCTCTACTGGGTAAAGGGCGTACATCTTGTAGCACTGCTCTATGTACTCTTCCTTGCAATCGCGACCCATGGCCTCTTTACATGGCTAAAAATAAAGCGCGCTGCGCAAAAGGAATAA
- a CDS encoding type II secretion system protein yields MQRTKGFTLIELLVVIAIIALLSSVALATLTSVRVKARDSKRVEEARQIVHAMSLFASEAGSGLPPQATANYSNASSSSPYCGSNNTACWTDLYAQLSPYFPRMPKDSANSYPYVYYYRPLGYNSCNADKLPVVVFITESNEYPSLNNFSFNTGTATVTAYCLIVP; encoded by the coding sequence ATGCAACGTACTAAGGGTTTTACACTCATCGAACTACTTGTGGTCATCGCAATCATCGCGCTACTTTCGAGCGTCGCCCTTGCCACCCTTACCTCTGTACGAGTAAAAGCGCGCGACTCCAAACGTGTCGAAGAAGCCCGCCAGATTGTGCATGCGATGTCGCTTTTTGCATCTGAGGCTGGGAGTGGTCTTCCTCCCCAAGCTACAGCGAATTATTCCAATGCATCATCTTCTTCTCCTTACTGCGGAAGCAATAACACAGCGTGCTGGACGGACCTCTACGCACAGCTATCACCCTACTTCCCAAGAATGCCGAAAGACTCCGCAAACAGCTACCCTTACGTGTACTACTATAGGCCATTAGGATACAATTCATGCAATGCGGACAAGCTCCCTGTCGTCGTCTTCATTACTGAGTCCAACGAGTACCCTTCACTCAACAACTTCTCCTTCAATACAGGCACAGCAACAGTGACCGCATATTGCCTTATTGTTCCATAA
- a CDS encoding bacteriohemerythrin, whose protein sequence is MNATKNAILIWDDKYSITEEIDEQHKHLFGIINELIGVIDSLDTKEEDIIRITEDLLAFKTLHFATEEKYFHLFNYEGTAAHEAAHEVFNQKAREFQEGDRGNPRVFAYDLVDFLENWLIGHVMGMDQQYKQCFLAHGLK, encoded by the coding sequence ATGAACGCTACAAAAAATGCCATACTCATCTGGGACGACAAATATAGCATTACCGAGGAGATCGATGAGCAGCACAAGCATCTCTTTGGTATTATCAATGAATTGATTGGGGTAATTGATTCTCTTGATACAAAGGAGGAGGACATCATTCGCATCACGGAAGATTTGCTTGCTTTTAAAACATTACACTTCGCCACTGAGGAAAAGTATTTTCATTTATTCAATTACGAGGGTACTGCTGCACACGAGGCAGCACATGAAGTCTTCAATCAGAAAGCGAGAGAGTTCCAGGAGGGGGATAGGGGTAATCCGCGCGTTTTCGCATATGATCTTGTGGATTTTCTTGAGAACTGGCTCATAGGGCATGTGATGGGTATGGATCAGCAATATAAGCAGTGTTTCTTGGCACACGGTTTAAAATAA
- a CDS encoding YdeI/OmpD-associated family protein, translating into MTQHKVSAGTVHNVPKDMQELITSLPKVHGMWEDITPLARNEWICWITSAKQQETRERRMRIMSENLLAGKRRPCCWAGCGHR; encoded by the coding sequence ATGACTCAACATAAAGTATCTGCCGGCACAGTACACAACGTACCAAAAGACATGCAGGAACTCATCACTTCCTTGCCGAAGGTCCATGGCATGTGGGAAGATATTACACCACTTGCACGCAATGAGTGGATCTGCTGGATTACCTCCGCAAAGCAACAAGAAACTCGCGAACGCAGAATGCGTATCATGAGTGAAAATTTGCTTGCAGGGAAAAGACGACCGTGTTGCTGGGCAGGATGTGGACATCGATAG
- a CDS encoding DUF4386 domain-containing protein, translating into MVEITNIEPVGGVPEASLWTSRKISLSAGVLYLLTFVSIPTLALYGPVKSAEYMLGASQSIGGTIGGLLEIIVALTCIGTAVVLYPLLKKQNQVYALGLVASRILEAGTIFLGVAFILAIISLRESGAGAESLSISHMLAVLYDRIFLLGQSFLPAVNDLLLGVLLYQSRLVPRLLSSIGIIGAPILVVGYLATLFGVVDQHAASTGLFAVPVALFELLLGIWLIIKGFNPSAFASLDARK; encoded by the coding sequence ATGGTAGAAATAACAAACATTGAGCCGGTAGGGGGTGTTCCAGAGGCCTCCTTGTGGACATCAAGGAAAATCTCTTTGTCCGCAGGCGTATTGTATTTACTTACATTTGTTTCAATACCGACGCTTGCTTTGTATGGTCCAGTCAAAAGTGCTGAATATATGCTTGGGGCAAGTCAGAGTATTGGTGGAACGATTGGCGGACTACTTGAGATTATCGTTGCGCTCACCTGTATCGGTACTGCAGTGGTGCTGTATCCACTCCTCAAGAAACAGAATCAAGTATATGCACTCGGGCTTGTTGCTTCACGCATTCTCGAGGCGGGCACGATATTTCTTGGCGTCGCATTCATCCTTGCGATCATCTCTTTGCGTGAGTCAGGTGCGGGCGCAGAGTCACTCTCGATAAGCCATATGCTTGCGGTGCTCTATGATCGAATTTTTCTCCTCGGGCAAAGCTTTTTACCTGCAGTGAATGATCTTCTGCTTGGAGTTTTGCTCTATCAGTCACGACTTGTACCGCGTTTACTCTCCTCGATTGGAATCATCGGTGCCCCGATACTTGTTGTGGGTTATCTAGCGACCCTCTTTGGCGTCGTAGATCAGCACGCTGCCTCTACGGGATTGTTTGCTGTACCGGTCGCACTGTTCGAGTTATTGCTCGGCATATGGCTTATCATAAAGGGATTCAACCCCTCAGCATTTGCATCACTCGATGCGAGGAAATAA
- a CDS encoding histidine phosphatase family protein, giving the protein MKRGIAFSQIYCSFKVDTVLLYKEKAHMGKVPARDLILVRHLPSVANKAIHEIIQEHAFHMSELLRRVPHPQYRLTQEGADKGVEIGEFLRSEFPKIDWCYSSDMDRAIETALIFTPRGAYYEPEDRYLGFQITGRLRERFWGDLEQPGWKHAELVEEHRKIREGVDTFELKLPNGEKLAVRRIEDIFTWVPPNGEPFVVTQGRACDVLRDAHARKFKNPCFYTHGDWILAAMSVLENKTSLDTNGKYLWRDRIPDNGSIIHYHVGELDEDNPKAHNPFYFEWVRETSRDHPTEFGPVREIRHSCRTPEEMWAFINQHPRIL; this is encoded by the coding sequence GTGAAACGAGGCATTGCTTTTTCCCAAATCTATTGTAGTTTCAAAGTAGATACTGTATTACTCTACAAGGAGAAAGCCCACATGGGTAAAGTTCCCGCTCGTGACCTCATTCTCGTCCGCCACCTGCCTTCGGTCGCCAACAAGGCGATCCATGAGATCATCCAAGAGCACGCGTTCCACATGAGTGAGCTACTCAGGCGCGTCCCCCATCCGCAATACCGTCTGACCCAAGAGGGTGCGGACAAGGGTGTTGAAATCGGAGAATTCCTCCGTAGCGAATTTCCCAAAATCGACTGGTGCTACAGCTCCGACATGGATCGCGCCATCGAAACCGCACTCATTTTCACCCCTCGCGGCGCATACTACGAACCTGAAGATCGATATCTAGGATTCCAGATCACAGGACGCTTGCGTGAACGTTTCTGGGGTGACCTCGAACAGCCCGGCTGGAAACATGCAGAGCTCGTCGAAGAGCACCGCAAAATCCGCGAGGGTGTAGATACCTTCGAACTCAAACTGCCTAACGGCGAAAAACTTGCAGTACGTAGGATCGAAGACATCTTCACCTGGGTGCCCCCCAATGGCGAACCCTTCGTGGTGACCCAGGGCCGCGCGTGCGATGTGCTTCGGGATGCACATGCTCGAAAATTCAAGAACCCGTGCTTCTATACACATGGTGACTGGATTCTCGCAGCCATGTCCGTTCTCGAGAACAAGACGAGCCTCGACACCAACGGCAAGTACCTCTGGCGTGATCGTATTCCCGACAATGGATCGATCATCCACTACCATGTGGGCGAACTCGACGAAGATAATCCGAAGGCGCACAATCCCTTCTACTTCGAATGGGTTCGCGAGACGAGCAGAGATCATCCGACCGAGTTCGGACCTGTGCGAGAAATTCGCCACAGCTGTCGCACTCCTGAGGAAATGTGGGCGTTCATCAATCAGCATCCGCGCATTCTCTAG
- a CDS encoding type II secretion system protein, which produces MDEFKSSHKSSNGFTIPELLIVVSAIALLSSIVIAALMRARERAFVARMGSDFAQINRAVEAYRTQNSNSPCIDADMTSNDMTDTYEKGALVGYYTWPKTPFNNDYYLGYTGTPGNPSASNNYYIGIIMPSDIALIFDRLYDDGNLGTGLFKYNATPLPHYEYFLNYVITGDHC; this is translated from the coding sequence ATGGACGAATTCAAGTCATCACATAAAAGCAGCAATGGCTTCACAATCCCTGAGCTCCTCATCGTCGTCTCGGCGATCGCACTCCTCTCTTCTATTGTCATCGCCGCACTCATGCGTGCGCGCGAGCGTGCTTTTGTTGCGCGCATGGGCTCCGACTTCGCACAAATTAATCGTGCGGTCGAAGCATATCGTACACAAAACTCCAACTCCCCATGTATTGATGCAGACATGACGAGCAATGATATGACCGACACCTACGAGAAAGGCGCACTTGTCGGTTACTACACTTGGCCAAAGACTCCTTTCAATAATGACTACTACCTCGGATATACAGGAACGCCTGGCAACCCCTCCGCAAGTAATAATTACTACATCGGCATCATCATGCCCTCAGACATTGCACTCATTTTTGATCGGCTCTATGACGACGGAAACCTCGGTACTGGACTATTCAAATACAATGCAACCCCGCTTCCCCACTACGAGTATTTCCTCAATTACGTCATCACAGGAGACCACTGCTAA